One stretch of Prunus persica cultivar Lovell chromosome G1, Prunus_persica_NCBIv2, whole genome shotgun sequence DNA includes these proteins:
- the LOC18789389 gene encoding protein TIC 55, chloroplastic: MALVHPLVSHTFPSSSTASKPLTSTTAKSNPPLKPFPLIFTNKKSHKISFNAVTDDIKHKAAAPPPLDHDLKEEEQDHRVLVSPSGEEEHRGERVVAEYDWTEEWYPLYLTQDLPEDAPLGLTVFDKQLVLYRDGSGLLRCYEDRCCHRLAKLSEGQLIDGRLECLYHGWQFQGQGKCVKIPQLPSGAKIPKAACVKAYEVRDSQGVVWVWMSHKKPPEPNKLPWFENFDRPGFDYSSTIHDLPYEHSILLENLMDPAHIPISHDRTGFTAKRENAQPLRFEVTERTDRGFAGYWGEAKDQSLPYFLRFEAPGVIENTRELVDKNGEKHYSVGLFLCRPTGQGKSMAIMRFGATKQSPLAKLFPDWYFHHISCTVFEQDMGFLSSQNEILLKEKSPTKNLYLNLKSSDVWVAEYRKWVDRVGHGMPYHVGHSTISLPNEPAMVEHAPAGLVASVSASQPAKGGIGSLHVPNWTNRYFRHVIHCKGCRDVVKSFEAWKIGLSGIALGLISVAILVAGRQWKAILLVSAAVFSAGAYACSAAVALNTTNFIRTHRRL; encoded by the exons ATGGCTCTGGTTCACCCTTTAGTCTCACACACCTTTCCCTCTTCTTCCACTGCTTCAAAACCATTAACATCAACAACAGCCAAATCAAACCCACCTCTCAAACCATTTCCATTAATATTCACAAATAAAAAGAGCCACAAAATTAGTTTTAATGCAGTCACTGATGATATCAAACACAAGGCTGCTGCACCTCCTCCACTTGATCATGATCtgaaagaagaggaacaagatCACAGGGTTCTAGTGAGTCCTTCCGGTGAAGAAGAGCACAGAGGTGAAAGGGTCGTGGCTGAATATGATTGGACAGAAGAATGGTACCCTCTGTATCTAACCCAGGACCTGCCAGAAGATGCACCTTTAGGCCTTACTGTGTTTGATAAGCAGCTCGTTTTGTATCGTGATGGCTCTGGCCTGCTTCGCTGTTACGAGGATCGTTGCTGTCACAG GCTTGCAAAACTATCAGAAGGCCAGTTGATTGATGGAAGACTGGAGTGTTTATATCATGGTTGGCAATTCCAAGGCCAAGGAAAATGTGTAAAGATTCCACAG CTCCCATCTGGTGCTAAAATTCCTAAAGCAGCTTGTGTTAAAGCATATGAGGTGAGGGACTCTCAAGGTGTTGTTTGGGTTTGGATGTCTCACAAAAAACCACCCGAACCCAACAAGCTACCTTGGTTTGAAAACTTTGACAGGCCTGGCTTTGATTATTCTTCAACAATCCATGATCTCCCTTATGAACACTCTATTCTTCTGGAGAATCTCATGGATCCTGCCCACATTCCAATCTCACACGACAGGACGGGTTTTACTGCGAAAAGAGAAAATGCACAGCCGCTGAGATTCGAGGTGACTGAGAGGACTGATAGAGGTTTTGCAGGCTATTGGGGTGAGGCAAAAGACCAATCCTTGCCTTACTTCTTAAGGTTTGAAGCACCTGGTGTTATTGAAAACACAAGGGAACTTGTAGACAAGAATGGTGAGAAGCACTACTCTGTTGGTCTCTTCCTCTGTAGACCAACAGGACAGGGAAAATCGATGGCCATTATGAGGTTTGGAGCCACCAAGCAATCCCCTTTGGCTAAATTGTTCCCAGATTGGTACTTCCATCACATTTCATGTACAGTTTTTGAGCAAGATATGGGATTTCTCTCATCTCAAAATGAGAtacttttgaaagaaaaatctccCACAAAAAATCTGTACCTTAATTTGAAATCATCTGATGTATGGGTAGCTGAGTATAGGAAATGGGTGGACAGAGTAGGGCATGGCATGCCTTATCATGTTGGGCACAGCACTATATCATTGCCCAATGAGCCAGCCATGGTAGAACATGCGCCAGCAGGACTTGTTGCTAGTGTTTCAGCATCTCAACCAGCTAAGGGAGGCATTGGAAGCCTGCATGTTCCGAATTGGACCAACCGGTATTTCAGGCATGTGATTCATTGCAAAGGGTGCAGAGATGTTGTGAAGAGTTTTGAAGCCTGGAAAATTGGTCTTTCTGGTATTGCTCTTGGGCTGATCTCAGTGGCTATTTTAGTGGCTGGGAGGCAGTGGAAAGCCATTTTGCTGGTGTCAGCGGCTGTGTTCTCAGCTGGAGCTTATGCATGCTCAGCTGCTGTTGCATTGAATACAACAAACTTCATAAGAACACACAGGAGATTGTGA
- the LOC18789517 gene encoding lariat debranching enzyme isoform X1: MKIAVEGCMHGDLDNVYRTLQHYEKLHSTKIDLLLCCGDFQAVRNEKDLESLNVPRKYRDMKTFWKYYSGEEVAPFPTIFIGGNHEASNYLWELYYGGWAAPNIYFLGFAGVVKFGNIRIGGLSGIYNRHNYCRGHYERPPYNESTIRSIYHVREYDVHKLMQVEEPIDIFLSHDWPVGITDCGDWKKLVRDKPFFEKEVQERNLGSKPAAQLLEKLKPPYWFSAHLHCKFAALVQHEEDGSVTNFLALDKCQPGRKFLQVIEIESEPGPYEIQYDEEWLEITRRFNSNFPLTNRSANFWNVHLDKQDCRQWVRRNLQARGARPFEFTQTAPPYNPSNSVLSGTFPEYTRNPQTESLLQFLELPYLLDNTSESSQVPRSPLPLIRTGSLEDNSEDIPIDDVDDVDELEELAEDAVDTKTENI; the protein is encoded by the exons ATGAAAATCGCAGTAGAAGGTTGTATGCATGGCGACCTCGACAATGTCTACAGAACCCTCCAACACTACGAAAAACTTCACAGCACCAAAATCGACCTTCTCCTCTGCTGCGGCGACTTTCAG GCTGTGAGGAATGAGAAGGATTTAGAGAGTTTAAATGTGCCTCGAAAATATCGGGACATGAAGACCTTCTGGAAATACTATTCCGGCGAGGAAGTTGCTCCGTTCCCCACAATATTCATCGGTGGAAATCACGAAGCTTCTAATTATTTGTGGGAACT gTATTATGGAGGGTGGGCAGCACCTAATATATACTTCTTGGGGTTTGCTGGGGTAGTCAAGTTTGGAAACATTCGAATTGGTGGGCTGTCTGGAATTTACAACCGGCACAATTATTGCAGAG GGCACTATGAGAGGCCTCCTTATAATGAGAGTACTATCAGGTCCATATATCATGTTCGTGAGTATGATGTCCACAAACTCATGCAAGTTGAGGAACCaattgatatttttctttcacatGATTGGCCTGTTGGCATCACTGATTGTGGGGACTGGAAGAAACTTGTTCGGGACAAACCTTTTTTTGAGAAGGAG GTTCAGGAAAGAAATCTTGGGAGTAAACCAGCTGCTCAATTGCTAGAAAAACTGAAACCACCTTATTGGTTTTCAGCTCATCTACACTGCAAATTTGCTGCTCTTGTTCAGCACGAGGAAGATGGTTCAGTGACAAACTTTCTTGCCCTTGACAAGTGCCAACCAGGACGCAAATTTCTGCAG GTTATTGAAATTGAATCTGAGCCAGGCCCTTATGAAATCCAGTATGATGAAGAATGGCTAGAAATAACTCGGCGATTTAACTCTAATTTCCCTCTCACAAATAGAAGTGCAAATTTTTG GAATGTACATCTTGACAAGCAAGATTGTCGTCAATGGGTCAGGAGAAATTTACAAGCAAGAGGGGCTAGACCTTTTGAATTCACCCAGACAGCTCCACCTTACAATCCCTCTAACTCTGTCCTGAGCGGTACCTTTCCCG aATACACTCGGAATCCTCAGACAGAATCTCTTTTGCAGTTTCTGGAACTTCCTTACCTTCTTGATAACACATCAGAATCATCACAAGTACCCAGGAGTCCTCTTCCATTGATCCGTACAG GTTCTCTTGAAGATAACAGTGAAGACATTCCCATTGATGATGTAGATGATGTGGATGAGTTGGAAGAACTAGCTGAAGATGCGGTGGATactaaaactgaaaatatTTGA
- the LOC18789517 gene encoding lariat debranching enzyme isoform X2, whose protein sequence is MKTFWKYYSGEEVAPFPTIFIGGNHEASNYLWELYYGGWAAPNIYFLGFAGVVKFGNIRIGGLSGIYNRHNYCRGHYERPPYNESTIRSIYHVREYDVHKLMQVEEPIDIFLSHDWPVGITDCGDWKKLVRDKPFFEKEVQERNLGSKPAAQLLEKLKPPYWFSAHLHCKFAALVQHEEDGSVTNFLALDKCQPGRKFLQVIEIESEPGPYEIQYDEEWLEITRRFNSNFPLTNRSANFWNVHLDKQDCRQWVRRNLQARGARPFEFTQTAPPYNPSNSVLSGTFPEYTRNPQTESLLQFLELPYLLDNTSESSQVPRSPLPLIRTGSLEDNSEDIPIDDVDDVDELEELAEDAVDTKTENI, encoded by the exons ATGAAGACCTTCTGGAAATACTATTCCGGCGAGGAAGTTGCTCCGTTCCCCACAATATTCATCGGTGGAAATCACGAAGCTTCTAATTATTTGTGGGAACT gTATTATGGAGGGTGGGCAGCACCTAATATATACTTCTTGGGGTTTGCTGGGGTAGTCAAGTTTGGAAACATTCGAATTGGTGGGCTGTCTGGAATTTACAACCGGCACAATTATTGCAGAG GGCACTATGAGAGGCCTCCTTATAATGAGAGTACTATCAGGTCCATATATCATGTTCGTGAGTATGATGTCCACAAACTCATGCAAGTTGAGGAACCaattgatatttttctttcacatGATTGGCCTGTTGGCATCACTGATTGTGGGGACTGGAAGAAACTTGTTCGGGACAAACCTTTTTTTGAGAAGGAG GTTCAGGAAAGAAATCTTGGGAGTAAACCAGCTGCTCAATTGCTAGAAAAACTGAAACCACCTTATTGGTTTTCAGCTCATCTACACTGCAAATTTGCTGCTCTTGTTCAGCACGAGGAAGATGGTTCAGTGACAAACTTTCTTGCCCTTGACAAGTGCCAACCAGGACGCAAATTTCTGCAG GTTATTGAAATTGAATCTGAGCCAGGCCCTTATGAAATCCAGTATGATGAAGAATGGCTAGAAATAACTCGGCGATTTAACTCTAATTTCCCTCTCACAAATAGAAGTGCAAATTTTTG GAATGTACATCTTGACAAGCAAGATTGTCGTCAATGGGTCAGGAGAAATTTACAAGCAAGAGGGGCTAGACCTTTTGAATTCACCCAGACAGCTCCACCTTACAATCCCTCTAACTCTGTCCTGAGCGGTACCTTTCCCG aATACACTCGGAATCCTCAGACAGAATCTCTTTTGCAGTTTCTGGAACTTCCTTACCTTCTTGATAACACATCAGAATCATCACAAGTACCCAGGAGTCCTCTTCCATTGATCCGTACAG GTTCTCTTGAAGATAACAGTGAAGACATTCCCATTGATGATGTAGATGATGTGGATGAGTTGGAAGAACTAGCTGAAGATGCGGTGGATactaaaactgaaaatatTTGA
- the LOC18790724 gene encoding peroxidase 18, protein MEKRPTAFFYTHGVFFVWLCLAASASCDELTLSFYSASCPSAELMVRNTVRSASDIDPTIPGKLLRLLFHDCFVEGCDASVLLQGTGTERSDPANTSLGGFSVIDSAKRLLEIFCPGTVSCADIVALAARDAVEISGGPVVQIPTGRRDGKVSAASNVRPNIVDTSFTMDEMIKLFSSKGLSLDDLVTLSGAHTIGSAHCGAFSDRFQQDSKGKLKLIDTSLDNAYAEELMRQCPAGANPSTTVKIDPNTSFAFDNHYYQNLLAHRGLFQSDSVLLSDDRTRKLVESFAQDQVIFLESWAQSFLKLASIGVKTGEEGEIRASCPTTNA, encoded by the exons ATGGAGAAAAGACCAACAGCCTTCTTTTACACACATGGTGTCTTCTTTGTGTGGTTATGTTTAGCTGCTTCTGCTTCTTGTGATGAGCTCACATTGAGTTTCTACTCAGCTTCATGCCCTTCTGCTGAGCTCATGGTCAGAAACACAGTCAGATCAGCTTCTGACATAGACCCTACCATCCCTGGGAAGCTTCTTCGCTTGCTCTTCCATGATTGCTTTGTGGAG GGTTGTGATGCATCTGTGCTTCTACAAGGAACTGGGACTGAGAGAAGTGATCCAGCAAACACATCTCTGGGAGGCTTTTCAGTGATTGATTCAGCAAAAAGACTGCTTGAAATTTTCTGTCCAGGAACTGTTTCTTGTGCTGACATTGTTGCTTTGGCTGCTAGAGATGCTGTTGAAATT TCTGGGGGACCTGTAGTTCAGATTCCAACTGGTAGGAGAGATGGAAAGGTTTCTGCAGCTTCAAATGTCAGGCCTAATATTGTAGACACAAGTTTTACAATGGATGAGATGATTAAGCTCTTCTCATCTAAAGGGTTGTCTTTGGATGACCTTGTCACCCTATCAG GAGCTCACACTATTGGATCAGCTCATTGTGGCGCATTCAGTGACAGGTTCCAACAAGACTCCAAGGGGAAACTCAAACTCATTGACACATCCTTAGACAACGCTTATGCAGAGGAGCTCATGAGACAGTGCCCTGCGGGCGCAAATCCATCTACAACAGTCAAAATTGATCCTAACACTTCGTTTGCGTTCGATAATCATTACTACCAAAATCTCTTAGCCCACAGAGGGCTATTTCAATCGGATTCCGTCCTGTTAAGTGATGACAGAACAAGGAAGCTAGTGGAGAGTTTTGCACAGGACCAAGTTATTTTCTTGGAGAGTTGGGCTCAGTCATTCTTGAAGCTTGCTAGCATTGGCGTCAAGACTGGTGAAGAAGGCGAAATTCGAGCCTCTTGTCCAACAACTAATGCATGA
- the LOC18791099 gene encoding putative pentatricopeptide repeat-containing protein At3g25970, producing MRALHSLLGSTVNALCKVSITHCREIKLGVLADVYYGNNILNGYARCHDFFLAHKMFDDMPQRDTVSWNTMIAGHVNYGNFETAWEILREMKGCGFDFDGYTFGSILKGVACAYRCDLGEQVHSMVVKTGYVGNVYSGSALLDMYAKCGRVEEAYVVFDSLPERNSVSWNALIAGFVQVGDRKTAFWLMNCMEQEGVKLDDGAIAPILTLLDDAEFYKSTMQIHCKILKHGLDCKSTVCNATITSYSECGSIEDAETVFDGAFGSRDLVTWNSMLAAYLIHKKELLACKLFIDMQMLGFEPDIYSYTSIISAYSEDVHKNHGKSYHGLVIKRGLEKSEPISNALIARYLKSNSNSMEEALQIFKSMESKDRVSWNSILTGLSQMGLNEYALKFFGHMRYAEVDIDHYAFSAVLRSCSDLATLQLGQEIHALAHKSGLESNEFVASSLIFMYTKCGIIEDARKSFEQTPKDSSITWNSIIFGYAQHGQGYVALDLFFQMKKEKVKLDHITFVAVLTACSHMGLVEQGCKFLMSMESDYGITPRMEHYACAVDLYGRAGRLDEAKALIEAMPFKPDAMVLRTLLGACRACGNIELASQIAGYLLELEPEEHCTYVLLSDMYGHLKRWDEKASVKRLMRERGVRKVPGWSWIEIKNEVFSFKAEDRSHSHCEEIYCVLGVLMEEIKRMDFDANVKALLHDLDPMDWYCDNALLQNCDSVLSAA from the coding sequence ATGAGGGCACTGCACTCGCTCCTTGGCAGCACAGTGAATGCTTTGTGCAAGGTTTCGATAACCCATTGTAGAGAAATCAAATTAGGGGTCCTCGCAGACGTTTACTACGGCAACAATATCCTAAATGGATATGCAAGATgtcatgatttttttcttgctCACAAAATGTTCGACGACATGCCCCAAAGAGACACTGTGTCTTGGAATACGATGATTGCTGGGCATGTGAACTATGGGAACTTTGAGACTGCGTGGGAGATACTAAGAGAGATGAAAGGATGCGGATTCGATTTTGATGGGTATACATTTGGAAGCATACTTAAGGGGGTCGCTTGTGCTTATCGATGTGATCTTGGGGAACAAGTGCATTCCATGGTTGTTAAGACTGGTTACGTGGGTAATGTTTATTCGGGAAGTGCTCTTTTGGACATGTATGCAAAGTGTGGGAGAGTTGAGGAAGCGTATGTGGTCTTCGATTCCTTGCCAGAACGTAATTCTGTGTCATGGAATGCATTAATTGCTGGTTTTGTGCAAGTAGGTGATCGTAAAACTGCATTTTGGTTGATGAATTGTATGGAGCAGGAGGGGGTGAAGCTTGATGATGGCGCAATTGCTCCAATATTGACATTACTTGATGATGCTGAGTTTTACAAGTCCACAATGCAAATCCATTGTAAAATTCTGAAACATGGGCTGGATTGTAAAAGTACTGTGTGCAATGCCACAATCACTTCATACTCAGAGTGTGGGTCGATAGAAGATGCCGAAACAGTGTTTGATGGTGCTTTTGGTAGCAGAGATTTGGTAACATGGAATTCCATGCTAGCAGCATACTTGATTCATAAGAAAGAACTACTCGCTTGCAAACTCTTCATAGACATGCAAATGCTTGGGTTTGAACCAGATATCTACAGTTATACGAGCATCATCAGTGCCTATTCTGAAGATGTACATAAAAACCATGGAAAATCCTATCATGGATTGGTAATAAAAAGGGGACTAGAAAAGTCAGAGCCAATCTCTAATGCTTTGATAGCCAGGTATCTCAAGTCAAATAGCAATTCCATGGAAGAAGCATTACAGATATTTAAATCTATGGAGTCTAAGGATCGTGTTTCTTGGAACTCCATTTTGACTGGATTATCACAAATGGGGTTGAATGAATATGCCTTGAAATTCTTTGGACATATGAGATACGCGGAGGTAGATATTGATCATTATGCCTTCTCAGCTGTCCTCAGGTCTTGTTCAGATTTAGCAACCCTCCAACTGGGTCAAGAGATACATGCCTTGGCACATAAGTCAGGGCTTGAGTCCAATGAATTTGTTGCTAGTTCTTTGATCTTTATGTATACTAAGTGTGGGATCATTGAGGATGCTAGAAAATCCTTTGAACAGACCCCCAAAGACAGCTCAATCACTTGGAATTCGATTATTTTTGGATATGCACAGCATGGACAGGGATATGTTGCACTTGACCTCTTCTTCCaaatgaagaaggaaaaagtgaAACTTGATCATATAACCTTTGTTGCAGTTCTAACAGCTTGTAGCCACATGGGTTTGGTTGAACAAGGCTGCAAGTTTCTAATGTCCATGGAATCGGATTATGGAATAACCCCACGAATGGAGCATTATGCTTGTGCAGTGGATCTATATGGGCGCGCTGGGCGTCTAGATGAGGCGAAAGCTTTGATTGAAGCAATGCCTTTTAAACCCGATGCAATGGTTTTGAGGACTTTATTGGGTGCCTGTAGGGCTTGTGGGAATATTGAATTAGCTAGTCAAATAGCAGGCTATCTGCTAGAGCTAGAGCCTGAAGAGCACTGCACTTATGTTCTTCTTTCCGACATGTATGGACATCTCAAAAGGTGGGATGAAAAAGCTAGTGTAAAGAGGCTTATGAGGGAAAGGGGTGTGAGAAAAGTCCCCGGTTGGAGTTGGATAGAAATTAAGAATgaggttttttctttcaaagctGAAGATCGTTCCCACTCCCATTGTGAAGAGATATATTGTGTATTGGGAGTTTTAATGGAGGAAATCAAGAGGATGGATTTTGATGCTAATGTAAAGGCTTTGTTGCATGATTTGGATCCTATGGACTGGTACTGTGATAATGCTCTTCTCCAAAACTGTGATTCAGTGTTGTCGGCTGCATAA
- the LOC18792825 gene encoding aspartyl protease family protein At5g10770, with amino-acid sequence MAAPISSSSFLMRYIICCSGFLCLILCSLEKGFALEEREHAHTVEVNSLLPATTCSSSSSTKGHMSKHASSSVLKVVHKHGPCSRLKKHKSKTPTHAQILQQDQARVNSIHSRVNSKKQLKSVDDLRESAATTIPAQSGSVVGAGNYIVNVGLGSPKKQLSLIFDTGSDLTWTQCRPCVKSCYKQKEPIFDPSLSASYANVSCTSATCTQLGSATGNTPGCTASTSTCIYGIQYGDQSFSVGYFGKEKLSLTNTDVFDGFLFGCGQNNQGLFGGAAGLLGLGRNQISLVEQSAKKYNRFFSYCLPSTSSSTGYLSFGKGGGSSNAVKFTALSTVSQGDSFYGLNVVGINVGGTKLPISASVFSSSGTIIDSGTVITRLPPTAYSSLKAAFRQRMKSYPLTQELSILDTCYDFSSFKTVSYPKISFVFDGGLTQDLDATGILYVASADQVCLAFAGNGDDSDIGIFGNVQQKRLQVVYDIAGGKVGFAPAACP; translated from the exons ATGGCAGCTCCCATTTCTAGCTCCTCCTTCCTCATGAGGTATATCATTTGTTGCTCTGGTTTTCTATGCCTAATTCTGTGCTCTTTGGAGAAGGGCTTTGCCTTGGAAGAAAGAGAACATGCTCACACAGTTGAAGTCAATTCTCTGCTGCCTGCAACCACCTgcagctcctcctcctccaccaaAG GTCATATGAGCAAGCATGCATCATCATCAGTGCTGAAAGTGGTACACAAGCATGGCCCATGTTCCCGACTCAAGAAGCACAAATCCAAAACTCCAACTCATGCTCAAATCCTCCAGCAAGACCAAGCCCGAGTCAACTCAATCCACTCCCGAGTCAActccaagaagcaattgaaaaGCGTCGACGATCTACGCGAATCGGCGGCCACCACCATTCCGGCCCAGTCCGGAAGCGTCGTCGGAGCGGGAAACTACATAGTCAACGTGGGCCTGGGCTCTCCCAAGAAGCAGCTATCGCTCATTTTCGACACGGGCAGCGACCTCACTTGGACCCAATGTAGACCATGTGTAAAATCTTGTTACAAACAGAAAGAGCCCATCTTCGACCCTTCTCTCTCCGCCTCCTACGCCAACGTCTCCTGCACCTCCGCCACGTGCACTCAGCTGGGTTCGGCCACTGGAAACACCCCCGGCTGCACCGCCTCCACGTCCACCTGCATCTACGGCATCCAGTACGGCGATCAGTCGTTCTCCGTCGGCTACTTCGGCAAGGAGAAGCTGAGCTTGACGAACACAGACGTGTTTGATGGGTTTCTGTTCGGGtgtggccagaacaaccaagGCCTTTTCGGCGGCGCTGCCGGTTTGCTCGGTCTCGGCCGAAACCAAATCTCCCTTGTGGAACAATCGGCTAAAAAATACAACCGGTTCTTCTCCTACTGCCTCCCTTCCACCTCGAGCTCCACCGGCTACCTCAGCTTCGGCAAAGGCGGCGGATCTTCCAACGCCGTCAAGTTCACGGCCCTCTCCACCGTCTCCCAAGGCGACTCGTTTTACGGCCTCAACGTCGTCGGGATCAACGTCGGCGGGACTAAATTGCCGATTTCGGCTTCGGTCTTTTCGTCTTCGGGAACGATCATAGATTCCGGAACGGTGATCACGCGGCTGCCGCCGACGGCGTACAGCTCGTTGAAGGCGGCGTTTCGTCAGAGGATGAAGAGCTATCCGCTGACTCAGGAGCTCTCGATACTCGACACTTGCTACGACTTCAGCAGCTTCAAAACGGTGTCGTATCCGAAGATTTCGTTCGTGTTTGACGGCGGGCTTACGCAGGACTTGGACGCGACGGGGATACTGTACGTGGCGAGCGCGGATCAGGTTTGCCTGGCGTTTGCAGGGAATGGGGACGATAGCGACATTGGGATTTTTGGGAACGTTCAGCAGAAGAGGCTGCAGGTGGTGTATGATATTGCTGGTGGAAAGGTCGGATTTGCCCCTGCAGCATGCCCCTGA
- the LOC18792026 gene encoding aspartyl protease family protein At5g10770, whose translation MATPMISSSSFLRFFMAFFSVFLCLILCSFENGFALAARDTKPHLMPHTTHTVEVNSLLPATTCSPSTKGHNNNKASSVLKVVHKHGPCSKFHKSSKTSTTTSDEKYHAQILEQDQARVNSIHSRLNHNNNKDPLTQSAATTLPAKSGIVIGSGNYIVTVSLGTPAKQLSLVFDTGSDLTWTQCQPCPTTRSCYKQTEPIFNPSLSASYKKIPCTTAACTQLPSSGLEQSCSASTCLYIAVYGDNSFSKGVFGSEKLTLTPTDVFESFLFGCGLDNGGLFRGSAGLLGLGRSSISFVEQTANKYNRFFSYCLPSTSSSTGHLTFGDGGSPNGVKFTKLITSSQSESFYGLGLAGIKVGGSQLSIAPSVFSSSGTIIDSGTVITRLPATAYAVLRGAFREAMKNYTLTNGDSLLDTCYDFSGLNTVSYPKIAFVFGDGLTVDLDATGILFPISPSHVCLAFAGNKDDRDVGIIGNLQQKRLEVVYDVAGGKVGFAPAGCD comes from the exons ATGGCAACTCCCATGATTTCTAGCTCCTCCTTCCTTAGGTTTTTCATGGCTTTCTTCTCTGTATTTCTATGCCTAATTCTCTGCTCTTTCGAGAACGGATTTGCTTTGGCAGCAAGAGATACAAAACCCCACCTTATGCCACATACCACTCACACAGTTGAAGTAAACTCTCTTCTACCAGCAACCACCTGCAGCCCCTCCACCAAAG GTCATAACAATAACAAGGCATCATCGGTATTGAAAGTGGTGCACAAACATGGGCCATGCTCCAAATTCCACAAATCATCAAAAACTTCAACCACAACTAGTGATGAAAAATACCATGCTCAAATCCTCGAGCAAGACCAGGCCCGAGTCAACTCAATCCACTCCCGCCtcaaccacaacaacaacaaagacCCACTCACCCAATCCGCCGCCACCACCCTCCCCGCCAAGTCTGGTATCGTTATCGGCTCAGGGAACTACATTGTCACCGTCAGCCTCGGTACACCAGCCAAGCAACTCTCCCTCGTCTTCGACACTGGCAGCGACCTCACCTGGACCCAATGCCAGCCATGTCCTACTACTCGGTCTTGTTACAAACAGACTGAGCCCATCTTCAACCCTTCTCTCTCCGCCTCATACAAAAAGATCCCATGTACCACCGCCGCGTGTACTCAGCTCCCATCCTCCGGCCTCGAACAAAGCTGCTCCGCCTCCACCTGCCTTTACATCGCCGTTTACGGTGACAACTCCTTCTCTAAAGGGGTATTTGGCAGCGAAAAGCTTACATTGACCCCTACGGACGTTTTTGAAAGTTTCCTCTTCGGCTGCGGCCTAGACAACGGAGGCCTATTCAGAGGATCCGCCGGTTTGCTAGGTCTCGGCCGGAGCAGCATCTCCTTCGTCGAGCAAACCGCCAATAAATACAACCGGTTCTTCTCCTACTGCCTCCCGTCGACTTCCAGCTCCACCGGTCACCTCACCTTCGGTGACGGAGGCTCTCCTAACGGCGTTAAGTTCACGAAGCTCATCACGTCATCCCAAAGCGAGTCGTTTTACGGCCTCGGCCTCGCCGGCATCAAAGTCGGTGGGAGCCAGCTGTCGATTGCGCCCTCGGTCTTTTCGTCTTCTGGAACGATCATCGACTCGGGGACGGTGATCACGAGGTTGCCGGCGACGGCATACGCAGTGTTGCGGGGCGCGTTTCGGGAGGCGATGAAGAACTACACACTGACTAATGGCGATTCGTTGCTGGACACGTGTTACGATTTCAGCGGCTTGAACACGGTGTCATATCCGAAGATAGCGTTTGTGTTTGGGGATGGACTTACGGTGGACTTGGACGCGACCGGGATATTGTTTCCGATAAGTCCTTCGCACGTTTGCTTGGCGTTTGCCGGAAACAAGGATGATAGAGACGTCGGGATTATTGGGAATCTTCAACAGAAGAGGTTGGAGGTTGTGTATGACGTGGCCGGAGGAAAAGTCGGATTTGCCCCTGCAGGTTGCGATTGA